One stretch of Natronobacterium texcoconense DNA includes these proteins:
- a CDS encoding plastocyanin/azurin family copper-binding protein — protein sequence MTRDNPISRRTALKITGGAAATALVAGCNDNGDDNGGDNGDDNGEDGVNIEPGTTIELDGQTAGWEGLAPSDIDGETNPTLILQEGEDYEIGWPQGDGGNHNIAIRDDGGEVVDDLATDETTDDEPGDDQFLEFTASEEMAEYVCEPHENSMDGEIIVE from the coding sequence ATGACACGAGATAACCCGATTTCGCGCCGAACTGCGCTGAAGATTACCGGTGGGGCAGCTGCAACGGCACTCGTCGCTGGCTGTAACGACAACGGTGACGACAACGGCGGCGACAACGGTGACGACAATGGCGAGGACGGAGTCAATATCGAGCCCGGTACGACCATCGAACTCGACGGTCAGACCGCCGGCTGGGAAGGACTCGCTCCATCGGACATCGACGGCGAGACCAACCCGACGCTCATCCTCCAGGAAGGCGAAGACTACGAAATCGGGTGGCCACAGGGTGACGGTGGCAACCACAACATCGCGATCCGTGACGACGGCGGCGAGGTCGTCGACGATCTCGCAACCGACGAAACGACCGACGACGAGCCCGGCGACGACCAGTTCCTCGAGTTCACGGCCAGCGAAGAGATGGCCGAGTACGTCTGTGAACCCCACGAGAACTCGATGGACGGCGAAATCATCGTCGAATAA
- a CDS encoding MFS transporter — protein MHTRDRDRFVLAAVVFAVLFSQLLLYPGIATLVEALGADATASPFAETPLDASMWFLVAEFAAYVAFVGVWGAASDVTGRRTPFIVAGAVAGAVGYAALAAVPAIGSIPFEGVLLLRVFQGAMTIGAFSLTMTMLMDLGGGHGRNMGAAGIAIGLGAATGAPIGGQLTEFHPLAPLVAATVLLLCVGVLVTLVEDRSPEHRRSARALLEGVRRQPTLSIPYAFGFVDRMTAGFFALVGTLYFQETFGLGAGTTGLLLACFFAPFALLQYPMGALSDRIGRTIPIVVGSICYGVGILAVGSAPTVALAAAAMVAIGVLGALVSPTTMALVTDIADESERGIAMAGFNLAGSLGFLGGFLIGGTVAGSHGYDLAFLVVGGLEIAIAVVTVPAFLRLSIGTSSEGRRRDARS, from the coding sequence GTGCATACACGAGATCGCGATCGGTTCGTGTTGGCTGCGGTCGTCTTCGCCGTGCTCTTCTCACAGTTGTTGCTCTATCCCGGGATCGCGACGCTCGTCGAGGCGCTGGGAGCTGACGCGACGGCGTCGCCGTTCGCCGAAACGCCGCTCGACGCGAGCATGTGGTTCCTCGTCGCCGAGTTCGCCGCCTACGTCGCCTTCGTCGGCGTCTGGGGGGCTGCCAGTGACGTGACCGGGCGACGGACGCCGTTTATCGTCGCGGGTGCCGTCGCCGGTGCGGTCGGCTACGCCGCGCTCGCGGCCGTCCCCGCGATCGGTTCGATTCCCTTCGAGGGTGTGCTCTTGCTCCGAGTGTTTCAGGGGGCGATGACCATCGGTGCGTTCTCGCTGACGATGACCATGCTGATGGACCTCGGCGGCGGTCACGGGCGGAACATGGGTGCGGCTGGAATCGCAATCGGACTCGGAGCCGCGACGGGTGCGCCGATCGGCGGTCAACTGACGGAGTTCCATCCGCTCGCGCCGCTGGTGGCCGCCACGGTGCTGTTGCTCTGTGTCGGCGTGCTGGTCACCCTGGTCGAGGATCGATCGCCCGAACATCGCCGCAGCGCCCGGGCCCTGCTCGAGGGTGTGCGCCGCCAGCCGACGCTGTCGATCCCCTATGCCTTCGGCTTCGTCGACCGGATGACCGCCGGTTTCTTCGCGCTGGTCGGGACGCTGTACTTCCAGGAGACGTTCGGGCTCGGGGCGGGCACGACCGGTCTGCTGCTCGCGTGTTTCTTCGCTCCGTTCGCACTGCTGCAGTATCCGATGGGGGCGCTGTCCGACCGGATCGGACGAACGATCCCGATCGTCGTCGGATCGATCTGCTACGGGGTCGGTATCCTCGCGGTCGGCTCCGCGCCGACGGTGGCGCTTGCAGCCGCCGCAATGGTCGCAATCGGCGTCCTCGGCGCGCTGGTCTCGCCGACGACGATGGCACTGGTGACCGACATCGCCGACGAAAGCGAACGAGGGATTGCGATGGCCGGATTCAATCTCGCCGGAAGCCTCGGTTTCCTCGGGGGATTTCTGATCGGCGGGACCGTCGCCGGAAGCCACGGCTACGACCTCGCCTTCCTCGTCGTCGGCGGGCTCGAGATTGCTATCGCGGTCGTGACGGTTCCGGCCTTCCTCCGGCTATCGATCGGTACCTCGAGCGAGGGACGACGGCGGGACGCACGCTCGTGA
- the hisA gene encoding 1-(5-phosphoribosyl)-5-[(5-phosphoribosylamino)methylideneamino]imidazole-4-carboxamide isomerase, which produces MNEDASDVGDDECEVIPAVDVKDGEVVQLVQGERGTEKTYGDPIDAARKWVDAGAETLHLIDLDGAFEGERENADAIDAVVDAVDVPTQLGGGIRTAEDAVDLLERGVDRVILGTAAVENPDIVAEISEEHPDSVVVSLDAKDGEVVVEGWTEGAGIAPVEAAERYEDLGAAAILFTNVDVEGKLEGVATEPVQNLVEATEIPVIASGGVATLDDVRALADTGAAATVVGSALYEGNFSLEEARAAVED; this is translated from the coding sequence ATGAACGAAGACGCGAGCGACGTCGGTGACGACGAGTGCGAGGTGATTCCGGCGGTCGACGTCAAAGACGGCGAGGTCGTCCAGCTGGTCCAGGGCGAGCGCGGGACCGAGAAGACCTACGGCGACCCGATCGACGCCGCCCGAAAGTGGGTCGACGCTGGCGCGGAGACGCTGCACCTGATCGATTTAGACGGCGCGTTCGAGGGCGAACGCGAGAACGCCGACGCGATCGACGCGGTCGTCGACGCCGTCGACGTGCCGACGCAACTGGGTGGCGGCATTCGGACCGCCGAGGACGCCGTCGATCTCCTCGAGCGCGGCGTCGACCGCGTCATCCTGGGAACCGCGGCGGTCGAGAATCCCGACATCGTCGCCGAGATCAGCGAGGAACACCCCGACAGCGTCGTCGTCAGCCTCGACGCGAAAGACGGCGAAGTCGTCGTCGAGGGCTGGACCGAAGGTGCGGGGATCGCTCCGGTCGAAGCCGCCGAACGCTACGAAGACCTCGGCGCCGCAGCGATCCTCTTCACGAACGTCGACGTCGAGGGGAAACTCGAGGGCGTCGCGACCGAACCCGTCCAGAACCTGGTCGAGGCGACCGAGATTCCGGTGATCGCCAGCGGCGGCGTCGCGACGCTCGATGACGTCCGGGCGCTCGCCGATACCGGTGCGGCCGCCACCGTCGTCGGTAGTGCATTGTACGAGGGTAACTTCTCGCTCGAGGAGGCTCGAGCCGCAGTCGAAGACTGA
- a CDS encoding SLC13 family permease, which translates to MSAGLVLAQDTATQPELTADALVVLGVVLFALVLFLTERLPIDVTAILLIVVLVVLEPWTGIDASTGISGFANDATITVLAMLILSGGISRTGIVQELGRRMAAYAGDSVRKQLFATVVATSPVSGFLNNTPVVALLVPVVTDVANRGNTSPSKLLIPLSYASQVGGMLTLIGTSTNLLASDISARLGDEYPELGAFSMFEFTQLGVVVVITGALYLIFVGHYLLPERVPARADYLEEYDVSDYVADLAVVPGSPLVGGTVREVTEQLGPDVDVVQVVRDDDRSVAPRQNTRLEEGDVLVVRTDREAIGTLENAAGVELVGSPTSASELEDGGDEEDGLVTELVVSLDSRLVGERLDPERFREEFNAAVLGMRHRGELVGERIVGHRLEVGDTLLVQTPPDTLDRLSRRNDVIVAREPPRPDYRASKAPIAIAIMIGVVAVAALEIYPILISALAGVVAMVVTGVLEPNELYDAVEWDIIFLLAGVIPLGIALEQSGAAAYLAWLVVSTAGFLPTIVVLWLFYIVTGLITEVISNNASVVLLIPVAAAAAAAVGSNPFAFVMAVTFAASTAFLGPIGYQTNLFVYGPGGYRFTDYFRIGAPLQLILSIVTVVGIAVIWGV; encoded by the coding sequence ATGTCGGCGGGCCTGGTTCTCGCCCAGGACACAGCGACCCAGCCGGAACTGACGGCCGACGCGCTCGTCGTGCTGGGTGTCGTCCTGTTCGCGCTCGTTTTGTTCCTCACCGAGCGGTTACCGATCGACGTGACGGCGATCCTGCTGATCGTCGTGCTGGTCGTCCTGGAGCCGTGGACGGGGATCGATGCCAGCACTGGCATCTCCGGGTTCGCCAACGACGCGACGATCACCGTCCTCGCGATGTTGATCTTGAGCGGCGGCATCAGCCGGACGGGGATCGTCCAGGAACTCGGACGGCGGATGGCTGCTTACGCGGGCGACAGCGTCCGAAAACAGCTGTTCGCGACCGTCGTCGCGACCAGCCCCGTTTCCGGCTTCCTCAACAACACGCCGGTAGTCGCCCTGCTCGTCCCCGTCGTCACCGATGTCGCCAACCGAGGGAACACCTCGCCGTCGAAGCTGTTGATCCCGCTGTCCTACGCCTCCCAGGTCGGCGGGATGCTGACACTGATCGGTACCTCGACGAACCTGCTCGCGAGCGACATCAGCGCGCGGCTGGGCGACGAGTATCCCGAACTCGGCGCGTTCTCGATGTTCGAGTTCACCCAGCTAGGGGTCGTCGTCGTCATCACCGGCGCGCTCTACCTGATCTTCGTCGGCCACTACCTGCTCCCCGAACGGGTTCCGGCGCGGGCCGACTACTTAGAAGAGTACGACGTCTCCGACTACGTCGCCGACCTGGCGGTCGTTCCCGGCTCTCCACTCGTCGGCGGAACGGTCCGTGAGGTGACGGAGCAACTCGGACCCGACGTCGACGTCGTCCAGGTGGTTCGAGACGACGACCGCTCGGTCGCGCCGCGACAGAACACCCGACTCGAGGAGGGTGACGTCCTCGTGGTCCGAACCGACCGGGAGGCGATCGGCACCCTCGAGAACGCCGCGGGCGTCGAACTCGTCGGGAGCCCGACTTCGGCGTCGGAACTCGAGGACGGAGGCGACGAGGAGGACGGACTCGTCACGGAACTGGTCGTCTCGCTCGATTCGCGACTCGTCGGCGAACGACTCGACCCGGAACGTTTCCGCGAGGAGTTCAACGCCGCTGTCCTCGGCATGCGCCACCGCGGGGAACTCGTCGGCGAACGCATCGTCGGTCACCGCCTCGAGGTCGGCGACACCTTGCTCGTCCAGACACCGCCGGACACCCTGGATCGACTCTCGAGGCGCAACGACGTCATCGTCGCCCGCGAGCCACCTCGCCCCGACTACCGCGCGAGTAAGGCACCGATCGCGATCGCCATCATGATCGGCGTCGTCGCCGTCGCCGCCCTCGAGATATATCCCATCCTGATCTCGGCGCTGGCCGGCGTGGTCGCGATGGTCGTCACCGGCGTCCTCGAGCCGAACGAACTGTACGACGCCGTCGAGTGGGACATCATCTTCCTGCTGGCGGGGGTAATCCCGCTGGGAATCGCACTCGAGCAAAGCGGTGCGGCGGCCTACCTCGCGTGGCTCGTCGTCTCGACGGCGGGCTTTCTGCCGACGATCGTGGTCCTGTGGCTGTTTTACATCGTGACTGGGTTGATTACAGAAGTTATCAGCAACAACGCGAGCGTCGTCCTCCTGATCCCGGTCGCGGCGGCCGCGGCCGCGGCAGTCGGTTCGAACCCGTTCGCGTTCGTGATGGCAGTCACGTTCGCCGCGAGCACGGCCTTCCTGGGACCGATCGGCTACCAGACGAACCTGTTCGTCTACGGCCCCGGCGGCTACCGCTTCACCGACTACTTCCGGATCGGCGCGCCGCTCCAGTTGATCCTCTCGATCGTCACCGTGGTCGGAATTGCCGTCATCTGGGGCGTTTGA
- a CDS encoding inorganic phosphate transporter, protein MISTLLLIGILVAIFVGYNIGGATTGPAFGPAVGADAISKTAAGALMTIFFFVGAWTIGRRVVDTLGRDLVHDPGVFTLEASVAVLFFIGVALFIGNVFGVPASTSMTAVGSIAGLALAAGELNWAVMGEIAIWWIVSPFIGFWVSLVIGRYFYAWLNRRIAMQRSEGPLFEVDRSGIVPTPTLTDTTNVREAGGVVMVIAIGCLMAYSSGTSNIANAVAPLVGSGELEMNPAIIIGCLAVGIGTFTIARRTLETMGNELTELPLTAAIVTATVSATLVIFLSAIGIPASFVIIATMCIIGLGWGRATRPITVSEAVRGEESAPVSVGALSEDREGEELPPIGEEEEPERIPKASDLFDPATTARVVLMQNVVPAIATIGAYVTFRFVPIFGI, encoded by the coding sequence ATGATTTCGACGCTGCTTCTCATCGGGATCCTCGTCGCGATCTTCGTCGGGTACAACATCGGCGGCGCGACGACCGGCCCCGCGTTCGGGCCGGCCGTCGGTGCCGACGCCATCTCGAAGACCGCGGCCGGCGCGTTGATGACGATCTTCTTCTTCGTCGGCGCGTGGACGATCGGTCGACGGGTCGTCGACACGCTCGGCCGGGACCTCGTTCACGATCCCGGCGTCTTCACGCTCGAGGCGAGCGTCGCCGTCCTCTTTTTCATCGGCGTCGCACTGTTCATCGGTAACGTCTTCGGCGTCCCCGCGTCGACGTCGATGACGGCCGTCGGATCGATCGCGGGGCTCGCTCTCGCCGCTGGCGAACTCAACTGGGCGGTCATGGGGGAGATCGCGATCTGGTGGATCGTCTCGCCCTTTATCGGCTTCTGGGTCTCACTGGTCATCGGCCGCTACTTCTACGCCTGGCTCAACCGGCGAATCGCGATGCAGCGAAGCGAGGGACCGCTCTTCGAGGTCGACCGCTCCGGGATCGTTCCGACGCCGACCCTGACCGACACCACGAACGTTCGCGAGGCCGGTGGCGTCGTGATGGTGATCGCCATCGGCTGTCTGATGGCCTACAGCTCCGGCACCTCGAACATCGCGAACGCAGTCGCGCCGCTGGTCGGCAGCGGCGAACTCGAGATGAACCCCGCGATCATCATCGGCTGTCTCGCGGTCGGCATCGGCACGTTCACGATCGCTCGCCGGACGCTCGAGACGATGGGGAACGAACTCACGGAACTGCCGCTGACGGCGGCGATCGTCACCGCGACGGTCAGCGCCACGCTGGTCATCTTCCTCTCGGCGATCGGCATCCCCGCGAGTTTCGTGATCATTGCGACGATGTGTATCATCGGCCTCGGCTGGGGGCGGGCGACGCGCCCGATCACCGTCTCCGAAGCGGTTCGCGGCGAGGAGTCGGCCCCGGTTTCGGTCGGCGCACTGTCCGAGGACCGGGAGGGCGAGGAACTCCCACCGATCGGCGAGGAGGAAGAACCCGAGCGGATCCCGAAAGCGTCGGATCTCTTCGACCCGGCGACGACGGCACGCGTGGTCCTCATGCAGAACGTCGTCCCGGCTATCGCAACGATCGGCGCGTACGTGACGTTCCGGTTCGTGCCGATCTTCGGGATTTGA
- a CDS encoding universal stress protein, giving the protein MVDDVLVPMDGSEMSERALEYALEVFPDADVTVLHVVGEPSSMWAGATGLALADDIEESADELAEEVFERAREIAADGDADLDTTVELGHPVRAIVRTADDYDTVVIGSHGGSIADRIFVGNVAEKVFRRSPVPVVVVR; this is encoded by the coding sequence ATGGTCGACGACGTCCTCGTCCCGATGGATGGCTCCGAAATGAGCGAACGAGCCCTCGAGTACGCACTCGAGGTGTTCCCCGACGCCGACGTCACTGTCCTCCACGTCGTCGGCGAACCGTCGTCGATGTGGGCGGGAGCGACGGGACTCGCGCTCGCCGACGACATAGAGGAGTCTGCCGACGAACTCGCGGAAGAGGTGTTCGAACGCGCCCGCGAAATCGCCGCCGACGGTGACGCCGATCTCGACACCACGGTCGAACTCGGGCATCCGGTTCGGGCGATCGTCAGGACTGCCGACGACTACGACACCGTTGTCATCGGAAGCCACGGCGGAAGCATCGCGGACCGGATATTCGTCGGTAACGTCGCGGAGAAAGTATTCCGGCGGTCCCCGGTACCGGTCGTCGTCGTCCGGTAA
- a CDS encoding inorganic phosphate transporter gives MVETVLLVGIVASIFVGFNIGGSSTGITWGPSVGAGIVSKTTAAAVMTFFVFFGGWTVGRRVMDTLSEGIITTDLTLTAGVAVLFFIGLGMLVANIFGVPVPTSMTTVGAIAGLGLATDTLNYPMIAEIISWWIVTPIIGLWIGVLIGRYIYPWVNHRVDIEKSDGSLLRLERRGPVPTPALGPNTTRQELGTTVAVFVIGCYMAFSAGASNVPNAAAPLVGGVEGLPDDTAIILATLAIGLGGFTIARRTMASVGGELSDIPLLAALFVMVTASTITTILSWAGIPISLVMATVMTIVGIGWGRATRPVTVRQAVTQDVDDTEIDLGAIVSQEKVDETAPKIGQPESEDVLRGDDLFNPRAIVKYVSMWIIGPSMSTILAYGFFIVFPGVA, from the coding sequence ATGGTCGAAACGGTGCTGCTGGTCGGAATTGTCGCCTCGATTTTCGTCGGCTTCAACATCGGCGGTTCGTCGACCGGGATCACGTGGGGCCCCTCTGTCGGGGCTGGAATCGTCTCGAAAACCACCGCAGCGGCGGTCATGACGTTCTTCGTTTTCTTCGGCGGCTGGACCGTCGGCCGGAGGGTGATGGATACGCTCAGCGAGGGAATCATTACGACCGATCTCACGCTGACGGCCGGTGTCGCCGTCCTCTTTTTCATCGGGCTGGGGATGCTCGTCGCCAACATCTTCGGTGTCCCCGTCCCAACCTCGATGACGACGGTCGGTGCAATCGCCGGACTGGGGCTGGCCACGGATACCTTGAACTACCCGATGATTGCCGAGATCATCTCCTGGTGGATCGTCACGCCGATCATCGGCCTCTGGATCGGCGTACTGATCGGTCGCTACATCTACCCGTGGGTCAACCATCGGGTCGATATCGAGAAATCCGACGGCTCGCTGCTTCGACTCGAGCGCCGGGGACCAGTACCGACGCCTGCGCTCGGACCGAATACGACCCGGCAGGAACTCGGCACCACGGTCGCCGTCTTCGTCATCGGCTGCTATATGGCCTTCAGCGCCGGTGCGAGCAACGTTCCGAACGCCGCCGCGCCGCTGGTCGGCGGCGTCGAGGGACTGCCGGATGATACGGCAATCATCCTCGCTACCCTTGCAATCGGGCTCGGCGGATTCACTATTGCTCGTCGGACGATGGCGTCCGTCGGCGGCGAACTGAGCGACATCCCGCTGCTCGCGGCGCTTTTCGTCATGGTAACCGCCTCGACGATCACGACGATCCTCTCGTGGGCCGGTATCCCGATCAGCCTCGTGATGGCGACGGTGATGACCATCGTCGGCATCGGCTGGGGGCGAGCGACCCGTCCGGTCACGGTCCGCCAGGCGGTCACCCAGGACGTGGACGACACCGAGATCGACCTGGGTGCCATCGTCTCCCAGGAGAAAGTCGACGAGACAGCCCCCAAGATCGGCCAACCGGAGTCCGAGGACGTGCTTCGCGGCGACGATCTGTTCAACCCTCGAGCGATCGTCAAGTACGTCTCGATGTGGATCATCGGCCCTTCGATGTCGACGATCCTGGCGTACGGGTTCTTCATCGTCTTTCCCGGCGTCGCCTGA
- a CDS encoding universal stress protein — protein MLSRILVPMDDSDHAEHALEYALENHPDADVTVLNVVGVPSMMMGDAVGLSLEDDLETAAADRAEPVFERAREVAAERDHEIETVVGIGHPARNVVDRADDYDAVVLGSHGEDWDRAARRFLVGNVAETVSKRASVPVTIVR, from the coding sequence ATGCTCTCTCGGATTCTCGTCCCCATGGACGACTCCGACCACGCCGAGCACGCACTCGAGTACGCCCTCGAGAACCACCCCGACGCCGACGTGACCGTTCTCAACGTCGTCGGCGTCCCATCGATGATGATGGGCGACGCGGTAGGGCTTTCGCTCGAGGACGACCTCGAGACGGCGGCCGCTGACAGGGCCGAACCGGTCTTCGAACGCGCTCGCGAGGTCGCCGCGGAACGGGACCACGAAATAGAGACGGTCGTCGGGATCGGTCACCCGGCACGGAACGTCGTCGACCGCGCCGACGACTACGACGCGGTCGTTCTCGGTAGCCACGGCGAAGACTGGGACCGCGCAGCGCGGCGCTTTCTCGTGGGTAACGTCGCCGAAACGGTGTCGAAACGCGCGTCGGTACCGGTGACGATCGTTCGGTGA